From a single Marmota flaviventris isolate mMarFla1 chromosome 5 unlocalized genomic scaffold, mMarFla1.hap1 SUPER_5_unloc_1, whole genome shotgun sequence genomic region:
- the LOC139703625 gene encoding olfactory receptor 2L13-like — MEKWNQTSNDFSLLGLFPQNHTGLLLLLLIISVFVLACLGNSGMNALIFLDPRLHTPTHTLLSQLSLMDLMYISSTVPKMAINFLSGQKSISFLGCGVQSFFFLTTASSEGLLLASMAYDHFVAICHPLHYPIRMSKRLCGKMMLGSWTLGSINSLAHTVYALHLPYCRSRAINHFFCDVPAMLPLACLDTWVYEYMVFVSTSLFLLVPILGINASYGRVLFAVFHMRSKEGRKKAFTTCSAHLTVVTFYYTPFVYTYLRPRSLRSPAEDKILAVFYTILTPMLNPIIYSLRNKEVLWAMRRVCGMFSPRKK, encoded by the coding sequence ATGGAGAAATGGAACCAAACATCAAATGATTTTAGTTTGCTGGGGTTGTTTCCTCAAAACCACACTGGCCTACTTCTCTTGCTCCTGATCATCTCTGTGTTTGTTCTCGCCTGTTTGGGGAACTCAGGGATGAATGCCCTCATCTTCTTGGACCCCCGGctccacacccccacacacactctcctcagccagctctccctcatGGACCTGATGTACATCTCCTCCACGGTCCCCAAAATGGCCATCAACTTCCTGTCTGGCCAGAAGAGCATCTCCTTTCTGGGCTGTGGTGTGCAAAGCTTCTTCTTCCTGACCACGGCCAGCTCAGAAGGCTTACTCCTGGCCTCGATGGCCTATGACCactttgtggccatctgccacccccTCCACTACCCCATCCGCATGAGTAAGAGGTTGTGTGGGAAGATGATGCTGGGGTCCTGGACACTGGGCTCCATCAACTCCCTGGCACATACTGTCTATGCCCTTCATCTTCCTTATTGCAGGTCCAGGGCcatcaatcatttcttctgtgatgtgCCTGCCATGTTGCCACTGGCCTGTCTAGATACCTGGGTCTATGAGTACATGGTGTTTGTGAGCACAAGCCTGTTTCTCCTTGTTCCTATCCTTGGCATCAATGCCTCCTATGGACGGGTCCTTTTTGCTGTCTTCCACATGCGctcaaaagagggaagaaaaaaggcCTTCACCACATGCTCAGCACATTTAACTGTGGTGACATTTTACTACACACCTTTTGTCTACACTTACCTCCGTCCCAGGAGTCTCCGTTCCCCAGCAGAGGATAAGATCCTTGCAGTCTTCTACACCATCCTCACCCCCATGCTCAATCCCATCATCTACAGCCTAAGAAACAAAGAGGTGCTGTGGGCCATGAGAAGAGTGTGTGGGATGTTCTCCCCCAGGAAGAAGTGA